A section of the Labrus bergylta chromosome 21, fLabBer1.1, whole genome shotgun sequence genome encodes:
- the pelo gene encoding protein pelota homolog, which yields MKLLHKDIEKDNAGQVTLMPEEAEDMWHTYNLLQVGDSLRASTIRKVQTESQTGSVGSSRVRTTLTLCVETIDFDSQACQLRVKGTNLEENQYVKMGAYHTIELELNRKFTLAKKSWDSVVLDRIEQACDATQKADVAAVVMQEGLANLVLVTPAMTLLRAKVELTIPRKRRGSCTQHEKALERFYEAVMQAILRHINFDVVKCFLVASPGFVRDQFMTYLFKEAVRQDNKVLLENRPKFILVHSSSGHKYSLKEILSDPTVTSRLSDTKASGEVKALEDFYKMLQHEPDRAFYGLAHVERATEALAIDTLLISDNLFRHQDVATRSRYVRLVDNVRDNGGNVRIFSSLHVSGEQLTQLSGVAAILRFPIADLSEPEDSSSDED from the exons ATGAAGTTGCTACATAAAGATATTGAAAAAGATAATGCCGG CCAGGTGACTCTGATGCCAGAGGAGGCTGAGGACATGTGGCACACCTACAACCTGCTTCAAGTCGGGGACAGCCTCAGAGCCTCCACCATAAG GAAGGTGCAGACAGAATCCCAGACTGGAAGTGTGGGCAGCTCCAGAGTTCGGACGACGCTGACATTATGTGTGGAGACCATCGACTTTGACTCCCAGGCCTGCCAGCTGCGAGTAAAAGGCACTAACTTAGAGGAGAACCAGTATGTCAAG ATGGGGGCTTACCATACTATTGAGCTTGAGCTCAACAGGAAGTTCACTCTCGCTAAAAAGAGCTGGGACAGCGTCGTGCTGGACAGAATTG AGCAGGCGTGTGATGCGACCCAGAAGGCAGACGTAGCAGCTGTGGTGATGCAGGAAGGTCTGGCCAACCTGGTGCTGGTGACCCCGGCTATGACTCTGCTCCGAGCAAAGGTGGAGCTCACCATTCCTCGAAAGAGACGGGGGAGCTGCACACAGCACGAGAAG GCGTTGGAGCGGTTCTATGAGGCTGTGATGCAGGCAATTCTTCGCCACATCAATTTTGATG TGGTGAAGTGCTTCCTGGTAGCCAGTCCAGGGTTTGTGCGAGACCAGTTCATGACCTACCTCTTCAAAGAGGCGGTGAGACAGGACAACAAGGTGCTGCTGGAGAACCGACCCAAATTCATTCTGGTCCACTCGTCATCAGGTCACAAGTATTCTCTCAAAG AAATCCTCTCTGATCCCACTGTGACAAGTAGGCTGTCTGATACAAAG GCATCAGGAGAGGTGAAAGCCCTGGAGGATTTCTATAAGATGCTGCAGCACGAGCCTGACAGAGCCTTTTACGG ACTGGCACATGTGGAGAGAGCCACTGAGGCCCTCGCCATCGACACCTTGTTGATAAGTGATAATCTTTTCAG ACATCAGGATGTTGCCACAAGAAGCCGTTACGTTCGCTTGGTGGACAACGTGAGAGACAATGGCGGCAATGTCAG aataTTCTCAAGCCTTCATGTGTCTGGTGAAC AACTGACTCAGCTGAGCGGAGTTGCTGCCATCTTGCGGTTTCCCATCGCTGACCTATCAGAGCCTGAGGATAGCAGCTCGGATGAAGACTGA
- the ppp1cab gene encoding protein phosphatase 1, catalytic subunit, alpha isozyme b has protein sequence MAEADKLNIDSIIQRLLEVKGSRPGKNVQLTENEIRGLCLKSREIFLSQPILLELEAPLKICGDVHGQYYDLLRLFEYGGFPPESNYLFLGDYVDRGKQSLETICLLLAYKIKYPENFFLLRGNHECASINRIYGFYDECKRRYNIKLWKTFTDCFNCLPVAAIVDEKIFCCHGGLSPDLQSMEQVRRVMRPTDVPDQGLLCDLLWADPDKDVLGWGENDRGVSFTFGADVVTKFLHKHDMDLICRAHQVVEDGYEFFAKRQLVTLFSAPNYCGEFDNAGAMMSVDETLMCSFQILKPADKKLFYGVGLSNNRPVTPPRKAKK, from the exons ATGGCAGAAGCCGATAAGTTGAACATCGACTCTATTATACAACGTCTGctggaag TGAAAGGCTCCAGACCTGGCAAAAATGTTCAGCTGACAGAGAATGAAATCCGTGGCCTCTGCCTCAAATCCCGAGAGATCTTCCTCAGCCAGCCAATCCTGCTCGAACTCGAGGCGCCCCTCAAGATTTGTG GTGATGTTCATGGGCAATACTATGATCTGCTGAGGCTGTTTGAATATGGGGGCTTCCCACCAGAGAGCAACTACCTGTTCCTGGGGGACTACGTAGACAGAGGCAAGCAGTCACTGGAGACCATCTGCCTGCTGCTGGCTTACAAGATCAAATACCCAGAAAACTTCTTTCTGCTGAGAGGAAACCACGAGTGCGCCTCCATTAACAGAATATATGGATTCTATGATGAGT GCAAGAGGCGATACAACATTAAGCTCTGGAAGACCTTCACCGACTGCTTCAACTGTTTGCCTGTTGCAGCCATTGTTGATGAGAAGAtcttctgttgccatggag GCCTCTCCCCAGACCTCCAGTCCATGGAGCAGGTGAGAAGGGTCATGCGTCCCACTGATGTGCCTGACCAGGGCCTCCTCTGTGACCTGCTGTGGGCCGACCCAGACAAAGATGTATTGGGCTGGGGCGAGAACGACCGTGGTGTGTCCTTCACTTTTGGCGCCGACGTGGTCACAAAGTTCCTACACAAACACGACATGGACCTCATTTGTCGGGCCCATCAG GTGGTTGAGGACGGCTATGAGTTCTTTGCAAAGAGGCAGCTGGTGACGCTGTTCTCTGCCCCAAACTACTGCGGCGAGTTCGACAACGCCGGCGCCATGATGAGTGTAGACGAGACCTTGATGTGCTCATTCCAG ATTCTGAAACCTGCAGATAAGAAGCTGTTCTATGGTGTGGGGTTGAGCAATAATCGCCCTGTCACTCCCCCAAGGAAAGCTAAGAAATGA